Proteins encoded by one window of Dromaius novaehollandiae isolate bDroNov1 unplaced genomic scaffold, bDroNov1.hap1 HAP1_SCAFFOLD_30, whole genome shotgun sequence:
- the LOC135325831 gene encoding olfactory receptor 14J1-like, whose protein sequence is MAYDRFIAICRPLHYGTIMGSRACVKMAAAAWGSAFLNALLHTANTFSIPLCQGNAVEQFFCEVPQILRLSCSDSYLRELGVLVISVCLVFGCFIFVVLSYVQIFTAVLRIPSEQGRHKAFSMCLPHLAVVSLFVITVMFAYLKPPSVTSPALDLVVSVLYSVVPPALNPLIYSMRNKELKDALRKVISWTFFRSGKIAISLHN, encoded by the coding sequence atggcctatgaccgcttcattgccatctgcagacccctgcactatgggaccatcatgggcagcagagcttgtgtcaaaatggcagcagctgcctggggcagtgcttttctcaatgctctcctgcacactgccaacacattttcaataccactctgccaaggcaatgctgtggagcagttcttctgtgaagttccccagatcctcaggctctcctgctcagactcctacctcagggaacttggggtgcttgtcattagtgtttgtttagtctttgggtgtttcattttcgttgtgctgtcctatgtgcagatcttcactgctgtgctgaggatcccctctgagcagggccggcacaaagccttctccatgtgcctccctcacctggccgtggtctccctctttgtcatcactgtcatgtttgcctacctgaagcccccctcagtcacctccccagctctggatctggtggtctCTGTTCtctactcggtggtgcctccagcgttgaaccctctcatctacagcatgaggaacaaggagctcaaggatgccctgaggaaagtgatttcatggacatttttcaggaGTGGTAAAATTGCCATTTCTCTCCACAATTGA